The segment ATccagggtttgtttttctttcagtcaCTCTAGTAATCTATCAAACTCAgtttaaaagtttgttttaaactgtgtGAAGACTTaaggcagggattggcaacctttggctcacggcctgccagggtaagccccctggcgggctggtgTGTTTActtgctgtgtccgcaggttcagccggtcgtggctcccactggccgtggttcgctgctccagaccaatgggggctgcgggaagcggcatgggatgtgctggccatggcctggagcagtgaactgcggccagtgggagccgcgatcggccgaacctgcggacgtgacTGGTAAACAGCCCCGCCCAccaaggggcttaccctggcaggccaaggggcaaaggttgctgatccctggcctAAGGAGTCCTTTCTGCAGTGGAACTGTAGATCGGTAAATAGCTGAGACAAGATCAGCCCAGGAAGGTGGCAAATCATCCTCCTGGCCATGTTTCCAGTGGCTGAACATATGGTTACAGAAATGTATTGGCTGCTCAAAGATTAAAGGTAAATCTTAGATCAGTTGTATTACTCAAAGTGATCCTCACCAGATCACTAACAATGTGTGCTGTAGTGGAAAGGGCagcaaaacagcatattttaacAGTTTTAACAGCGAGGGTAGCCTACGGTCAGTTTGGATATGTgcttaatcatagaatcctagataggtagggctggaagggacctgaggaaaCCCAGGGAGCCGGTTAGCATCTTGTTTGTAGTATTATTTCATGATTGCTGTAACACCACAAAGTAGTGGTGTCATGCACCCTACCTGTGTCCTGAAGTAAAATTAATATACAGTATAGAACATAGGAAGGATTCCACATGCCTCAGCCTTGGCTGGAGAGTCCCAGTGTGTAAGCGATCCCTCCTCATTGCTATTATCTTGAAGGCAGTGTTGTCAGATGTATCTGAACTATCACACTGTATTAAGTTCCTACTTCTATAGGGAGTGTTTAGCATCTACCCTATGTGCCACTGGAAATTATTCCATGAATATATCCATTGATGTAGGAACGAGAGTCGAAATGGTAAATCTAGCAACTCTGATGCAATATCTCTAAATCTATCACCAAATTTAATGCCCATATTACTtgaatttttcttcaaaatatttagtttttatacaTTGACTTCTAGGACAGTTTTGCGTGCataaggaatgcaggattagGTCCAAAAGTTTGTGAACCTTAGTTATTGGTGTTAACTGAAAATGAAGGAGAAGGGGGCAAATCATTCTCTAGCTGTGACCTGGAAGAGACTATAATATGAACAACCTCTGTGTTCTTTAGTGAGAGGTAAATTATCATTAGAAGAGTCTTAAGAGTATAAGAGAAACTCAAACTGTCCTAAATCTTTGCATCTATTGGATGTATGTTGGTTGTATGCCATTAACTTTAAAACATGCTACCCTAGGCACAAGGATTTCTTGATTGTAACAGCAAATAGATTCCTAGCATTGAGTCACTTGCTGTTAGCACACTAAAATCCTACTTTTCACCCTCCAGGGGTTAACATGTAAAATGAGTGTCATATAAATTGTCCCATATTAATAATTACCTAGAAAAAGACGTGATGATGAAAAAAATGCtcgagaaagaaaaaggaaggctAAGCTCAAGAGGAGAGAACACAGGCAGATAGATCGGGATGAGAAACGCCCAAGAAAGCAGCAGAAGGTAACAGCTGAAGAAGAGCAGTGGCCAGAGAATATGCCTGAATGGGAAGAGAGGAAATATCTACTAGCTCAGAGAAGAGTGGAGTCTATAAGGCTGCTTACCGTGCTGTTAAGCCGAGTAAaagtaagaatatttttaaaaaatattctgttttaaagGATGTTTAGTAGAGCTTAAAAAATTTACCAGATAGCTGATGGCCAAAGGCTGATGAGAAGGATGACTTGGAGTTGGGGAAATGCTAGCAAGGCCTAATAGCAAACCCCTAGTGATAATCTAGCCCTTCTTCACATATGAATATAAGGGAAAAGGTGTTGGGATTCAGTCCCTGCTTGAGGCTTCATCTTTTGGATCAGTCTCTGTCCAGTAGGTGTCTGGTAAATTGAATCAGTTCCCAGGTTCTCATTGCCATGTTGAAAAGAAGAAAGGCTACTTCTATTATAATCCTGCCCCAGCATCCTGTGAGATAGTCTCTGCTATTTTTGGGCCCTCTTGTCCCATAAATAGCTCCAGTTATtgccctgctgctcagagcttcCCCAACACCAGAGTAAAATTGACATGCAtcctgtcagtttcactgctgcccaGGGAATACAGCATATCCAAAGTAAGGCTAACACAccttttgtcagtttcactctgcTGATGCTTTGGGATAATCAGAGCAAGAGAGGCAGTACTGGAGGTGTTTGTCTACCTGCTCACTGTATTGATTTGTATTTGAAGGATTATTTTCTTAGCTACATggactagaaactttttaaaatgaaagcttaaatacTGCAGTAATTATTAATGTAGGCTACATCACTTGCCAGGGAAAGCTTACTACTGACCACTGACAAGTGGATTTTTTCAACCCCTGATGTTTAATATTTCTTACAGTACTTAGGAAGCCCCATCAACAAGCACCAGCTAGAGGCCACACCAGCCAATCTGTGTGAGTTAGTGCTCTTTAAAACTAACTGGCAGCAGAACATTTTAAATTCTTTAGAAGGTGCGGGAGTCTTAAACAAACCTTTTTTAAAGGGTGAGGAACTAGCCAGAAAAGATTTGGAGAGAGATGTAGGGCCTTTCAATCCCTTGGTTATATTTGCAGCTGTTACAAAATAGTGTAATTTAAAGCAGTTTATCTAATAATTCTTAGATAAGATATTCAATTTACAAAAGTGCAGCACTTTACTTTAGCGGAATTAGCAAAGTTAGTGCCATGCTATAGTCAAAGTGGGCGAATAAAATGATTTTTGTAGTGGATGCAAATCAGGTAAAAGCAGCAAGGTTAGCTCAATATAGCCAATGACTTTTATTGAAAGGGCAAATATTCTAGCTAATTAATCCTGTGACATAGTGAGTACCCTCAACTTTCACAGAAGAGCTGCAGAATCTTATATAATCATGGCCTGCATTAGATACagtaggtcaaattctgccctgttATACCTGGACAGCTGCCCTGACTTGAGCAAAGTTGCACTGCCTGTAAGTTAGTTCACAATTTAGCTTGGTGTAGTTTCGTTACAAATATTGTCTGTTACATTCATATTGtaattttctctttgattttatttaaaggatTTTGCACAGTTGACCGGCCAAAAAGTGGAGCCCTTGCTGCACCCTGAAGATATAAGAAAGGATTGCTTTCCTGAGACAGAGTTACAAAATgcagacagagcagagcagagagaaTCCCATTACCATCTACACAAAAAACTGAAGGATAAGAAAAAATTTAGGAGTCAGTTCTTCCAAACGGTTAACACCTCTTTTAGTGAGGAAGAGGTGCCAACTAATCTGCCTGCATCACCTTGTCATCTTGTAAGAACGATCTTAAATGATCCAACTGCAACAGCAAGCACTGGTAAATTAACTGGCAGGGATGATTACAGCTCCTCTGATGGTGGGACTTTACAGATTACAGTTACTCAAGACTGCAAGGTTATAGAATCCCTTGAGAGAGAGGACTTTCCCCCTTTGAAGACATTACACTCTGGAACAGTGTCTGATACAGGGTACTGCAAAAAGCAAAAGATTTATGAAACTGATGAGTTTATACATTATTTATTAAACTATTATCAAACTCCAAGCTACGCACGTGTCTGCCTAGAGCCAAAAAGCACCGTTAGCAAGTCTTGGTGGCAGAGGATAGTGTCTGATAATGGGAATGGCTTTCAGATCAACTTGAAGAACAAATACGGGCAACGCTTTACAGAAGTGAGTTTTGTACAAAACCTTGACAAGGGAAATTGTAGCGGGGATGATAATTATAGATGGGAGATCACAATTCGGAAATCTGAGCCTACAGAGAGTGTGTCAAAAAACAAGGCCTATGCTGGAGGGTTTACAAAAAAGTTCCAAGTACAGTGGAATGATTCACTTGACATTGCTAACTTACCATATGCTgaatttaaaaattcttcttttggaAGCACTAATACTAGTCATGATAAAGAATCCAAACAAGACAATAACAGAAGAGTAGTTGCCCCACCATATAAACCCTCAGGCTCTGCATACAAATTAAAGGATTTAATGGAAGAGATCAGTAGTGATTCTGAGTATTTTAGTGAGGCAAAGAGAACAGAAAGAAGATATAAAGATGTTTACAGTGATGGCAATAAAGCATGCTCCCTCCcaagagagatggagagaaaatTCCTTGTCTGTGTTAAAAATGTAGGTCAAAATTATTCAGAAAATGAATCCAGCAAATGTAGCTTCTGTTCAAATTCTACCCATGGTGGCTTGAcaaagcagtgtagacataagctTAAAAAATCATTCAAGAGGTGCAGTAGTAAATTGAGACACGAAGGGCAAAAAAGTGAGTGGAAATCCAATGAAGAGGTGATAAATAcccacaaaaagaagaaaaagagaaaaaagctcTCCCCTAACATTTTACCTGATGAACATGGATTCTCTGAAATGGATAGTTGGAGACAGTTGGAATCTCTAAAAAAGATACAGAGAAAATGTAGCAAAATGTTCCAccataagatgaaattcaaaacaCTTCATGTGATGGCAGCAGCATCATCAAAAGATGCCATTCATACTGATGCCTCTCTGCTGCAGAGATCTCGCCAAAGGGCAGGTGAGGTGGGGGAAGTGAAATAGAACCAAGATGACACTCCTCAATTTGACAGGTTTAAGGATTCTGTGCAAAATTATGGTTACTGACACAATCACTCTGGCAGTCAAGCTCACCTAACTGTTGAAAGTAGTTTAGAAGGAGGAGACGCTGATTCCTCTGACACCTAAAGGACTTGACAGTCTGCTAGTTCAGCAGCACTCTTTGGGGTGGGAGACTGGACCGCAGCACCATGCCTGGGCCCTGCAGGGTGCCTACTTGCATTTGGGTGGCTGTGAGAGTATGCTGTAGTTACACCCCTGTGCAGGGCTCCTGTCTTTATGCACCTAAGCAGCCAGGTTAAAAGTGGCCTGGAGATGATACCTTTGTCTAGGTGCTGCTTCTCCTGGTGGCAGAAGCCACCATCATTCTTATTTATCCTGGACCTGGGAACCTAAGAAATCCTGCTGCTGAAGTGGAGCAAGAAGAGGCTCCCAAGGACTTGGTCTAAGGTTTAAATTAATAAAAGGGGAGAGCGAGGGACCAATCAGCTCCCCTCCTTCTCTGGCTGGCTAATAGATGAGAGCCTCTGGAGGAGGGGCCATCCTGCATTCCCACAGTATCTGCTCCCCCCGTGCCTCTGGGACTGTCCCAATTACTGCCATCAAGTTTCCACCTGTTGAGCTGGGTGAGTTGCAGTCTTCTCGTAGCAGTGAAAGATTTGCAAAGAACGATGTAAAAGCTGAATAGTAATATCTTTGTCCACCAAACTGGATGGCAGTGTATCTATCTCAAATACATGCACAATAGCAAATATATGCCTGTCCTGTTACACTTGTTAAGATTTGTTGGGGATAAATTGTGCACAACCACCAGCTCATCACATTTTGGAAGGAGAATATGTGCAATTCTGAAGATCAGTAAAATAATGTGGTGGCTAAAATTACGGTTCTAGAGACATATTACTATGGAAAAATTAACTGGGAAAGAACACAGCGTACAGCACAGGTGGGGGTGAAAATATTGTTTGAACTGACTGAGGCACTATACAATTGGCCTTCTGATCTCCCAACAGGAATGAAATAATTTTCCCTTTTGGCTTTCCCCTTTGAATCTTGATTCAGTCTATTATGCTTTAGCTACAAGGCTGCATCACTCCAGCATCTTTTTCTGGGAAAATCTCCttcaaataacttattttttctCCTTATCTACAGGAGATGAGAGGAAATTAACACTGAGGAAAGAGATGGATGCAGATGTTGGAGGATGTCTTGTTTCCTGTTGAGTTAACTTAGACAAATCCATGCTCTGATGCTGTCTGTGGAGCAGAACCCAAAAGAGAATGCTGATTAGTTGCTAGCTAATGGAAATGGGACTTTGAAGCTGCTTACAAAAGCTTCTACCCTGGCTCTCCCCCCAAAAAGGCCTTTTATATGGCTCTAAGAAGTGAACTGTAAGGCCAGGTCTTTAGTGATTATAAGCAGTCTAAGATAGTCTATTTTGTTTAGACTCCTTTAATGCATGCTGGAGCGGTAGGACAGTGAAACAATCAAGTTAGTATAAGCTCCAAAAATAGAATCTGTAAGGATTTGGCATTGATATGAAACAAGACCAAAGCTATTGTGAACCAACTGCTGAGAGTTTTGAAGCTTAATGGGTTGAAGCCTCTGAGTGGCACCCAGCTAAGTCCAGGGGAGCCATAAAACATTTGCATTCTGGTATCTAGTAATTATTATACAGTTGAATTGATTGTGCACAAACCACTTATACATAGatgaaataaatctgttaagtACCCATATATTCAGAGTGCCTCCTCAGTCATATTGTTAATATGATGGGATGGCAAGAGGGTGGGGTATGGCAACCTTGCAATTCagttgtcgggggggggggatatgaaaACTTGCACAGTGTGTTTCTAAATTTGAGAAAATAAACCCTAGTACATTTTAACCTTCTCCGAGCAGCTACACTGAGAAAGTTCCTCAGCATTCCGTTAAAATTCTAGGAATGAGCCAGAAAACTTGACATTTTCTTGGGCTGATCTAAATCATTACACTGCCACTAGATTTAGCATTCCTGAGATGTTGAGTGAGGATATTCCAAACAAAGCTCTAAACGTTGAACAATGAAAGGAGATGATTTCAGCATGCTGACCATCAGCATGAAAGATTACCTTCAATACAGGGTGAAAATTGCTTGCAGGAGTTCTCAGACGGGCCTTTCTGGAGGCACAAGCAGTGAGACAGCTACTTAGTTTAAGGTAGCTTACAGATAATTCCCAGAGAAgacttcattttcaaaatgttgctaACTTTTATAAATCTCTGCTGCATGGAGACATGTGAAAATGCAGACTAGAAGCTTGACCTAGTATCTACATTTATTCAGTTCTCTCTCTTTAGCAGATAGCCACAGCTGCTCTTGGACAAAGTCCCTCATGAAGATGTAGATGGAAATGGAACAGATTCTGGTCTGAATTTAGACCAACATACTTACTGTTTCAGGTTTCATTTTAGTAGGCTTTATTTATTACATGTCAAGATACTAAATGTAATGTAGCTGCCTTCATTACATAGCATATCATTCATGTTTGTAACCTCTGCTCTAATAAAGTAGTCGTAAAAATGTTTGCAGTTATCATTCATGTTATATTGTGTTTCCCACCGCATCGTTCAATAGTGGTGACTTCTGCAGCCTTCTAAGCCAGGTTTTACCCCAGTCTATTCTTATTGTTAAAAACATGTTCATATGTTGAGTGCCTTTTTCAGGTTCACAGTAATCAATGACAAATGGTTGCTACTTAAAATACTGTTATGTATGACACCTTTTTGGTTgaagacagcttcttgctgagaataTCGTCTATATACTTTGGAAAATGTATCCCCCCCCCGCTTTTTAAATAGTTGTAATGAAGACCAACTATTGCAATTGTTTACCATGTAAATATCTCTGTTCCACTGTAGTGGCATAAGTGTTTTTCCTCTATGCAATATTTACAGCCACAAAAAGcagacttttttcccccactgatCCTGAAATGGCTATTTATGTACATAGGCTTAGGCACATTGCATTATATAATTCACACACTTACAGGTAAGGAAGTGACTTTATCTAGAACTGGAACGAAATATTTCTTTAAGTGTAATTTTATGATGGTTTTGCACCATGCTGTCATCCTacttaaaagcaaataaatataCTGATTCTATACTTGCTTCTTGCACCACCTAGATTCATTTACAAACAAGCAAATCCTGAATTTAAAATGTCCAATTTAGAtaataaaacacaaataaaatgaataaaatgtaatatgtgcactttaaaatgaaaatgtcaatCTGATTGGTTTTACTTCATCATATTAAGATATGAAATAACTTTAGACATAATTTCAGCAAACTCTTTTCTTAGTAGTTTATAGATTGAATTGTTTAGATCCTACCCccatgtattttttattattaatttccttaCCTTTCTTCCCAGACACACATTACCTGAGCCCCTGTAGTTTCATATTTTGGACTGTTCAGCATGATTTGTTTCATGGGTCAATATTTATTTACATTACTTTTGTAAAATAACTACAGAATTTTCTAAGACTTtgcttttaaacttaaaaaaaaaaaagaattgttgGTGTTTTTTGGTTAAACTTGTATATTGAGGTTGCTCAGAAATAAGATGTAATGTCTTAATTATGAAAGTTaaagaataaaatgtatttttattttatgtaaatcTCTTAAATGTTAATGTATAATATATTAAACTATGAAAAGTAACTTTCAGGTGTCTAATGATCAGGCACGGATGACAGTTGCTTATATAATTCcattagttatttgtattgcattggTGCCTGCCTATACTAGGATCCCAATCTGCTAGGCCCTgtataaacaaagaacaaaaagatggtccctgtccccaaagagcttacagtctcagtAAGATACTTGCATGAAATGGTTAGAATACTTGTACTCCTGTTACAAAATGGGCATTAAGGACCAGATGCTGAGGGTTTGCCACTCACTACTGTAGTCAGGTTGAGTTTCCACTATTCAGCACTTCTCTAACAATGGTGTGTTCTACTGCATAATTACTGTAATAGCCAGGGTACTTATCCCGCAAAGATTTacatatgtttaactttacatGCCATgagtagtcacactgaagtcaattggactacTTAGAGTGTAATGTTAAGCACAGGTATAAGTCGTTTTAGGACAGCTGCCTAAAATGTGTTAGCAAGATCATAGCCCAATTTCAGGCTAATACACCATGTTACACAGTACCTGGCTAGTGGGTTGTGCCTCAGGTATGCTTAAGGTCAAATCCTGAAAGGGTAAAGTCAGTGGAGATTGTAGATGATCAGGCCCTTTTTATAAGTGGAAATGAACCAAGCCCATTACATACTTGCCCAACTTGCTTTGAAATAAAGCTAGTCACGTACCAAAACAACCAAATGTGTTTGGTACATAAATAATGTGATTTGAGATAGGGAGTTCGATAAACCTGAAGGACAAAAATGCTTAGTGTGGTTCTGCCAAACACCTGCAAAGGTGTGACTGGAGTACTCAGGGACCAAGCAGACAGTTGCTCTCCACCTGTATTGTAACCTCTTTGCAACAAGGAGCACTCAACTCCTCAGGGGGAGAGCTGGTGTTCAGCTACAGGAGAAGTGAGAGAACCTGTCTTCCGCAAACCCCCACTTACCCTTCTTGGACAGCTCTACTTGAATTATCAGTTTAAATTTCCAGCAGTTGCTGCATATTATGGTACAGCAAGGCAGCAGGTGAAATAAATGAGAcaattaaaatttacttttttaaaatgcatttgggtgggtgaggtaatattttttattggaccaacttttgttggtgaaagacaagctttcgagcttacacagagctcttcagagcaggtcTGGGAACCTAGCTcaaagtgtcactgctaaatctgttccaccttatagCTGTGACAGTTAGTTTCctagccctgaagaagagctctgtataaactTGAAAGTTTGTcattctcaccaacagaagttggtccaacagagGATgttgcctcacctaccttgtctgtcTACTATCCTAGGACTGACAAAGCTACAACTCACCACCGCGTATTTTAAAACCAAGAAATATGATCTAAGAATAGTGTTATTTTTACTGCATTTCTGCACTACTTGAGGAGACATTTCCTTTTGACTTTCATACTGGCTCTGAAAGGATGTCGCGTGGCTCAAAGGTAGGTGAATCCATAGAAAGAGAATGTAACCTTTGCCTTCATTTTTCCAGGTAAGATGATCATGTCACCCTTATGAGGAGCAGCCTAggtattgaaaaaaaaaatgcaaaagaaaggaGGACTAGAGGTGTGAAAAAGCACCAAGGCTCCACTTGTTTGAAAAAGGGAAAACTTAGTCATATCTAGGAAGTAAGGCTGATTATGGCTGTGGCATTTAGCACTCATTTACTAGACAAAATTTTACATAAATTTCCCCACTTGTATCCAAATGACTAATGTAAGAATGACTGGCAAGAtttctttatcaatgatttaacAACCACTCTCTCGGTTGGTTTAGGCAgtagaaaagaggaaagaaataatCCAGGTCCTTTCCACATGACCGAGTACCATTTGACAAACATTTGCCTTGCATTCAGACTCTGCCACTTTATGTTGATTTAACAAACTGGTATCAAATTGCGCGTACAGAGTACAAGGGGCAAAATGCTGAAGGGTAGCAGGTTACAAATTGAAGTCATAGCACACAACCTACTGGAAGACCTAGTAAATATAAGGATTCAGATGTAAATCCCCTTTCAttgtatagatttttaaaaaaaatccagacactctaaaccagtggttcccaaacgtgTTCTGCcgcttgtccagggaaagcctctggcaggccaagcctctggcaggccgggccggtttgtttacctgccgtgtccgcaggtttggctgatcgcggctcccagtggctgcagttcgctgctccaggctactgggagctgctggaatcagtgcgggccaagggatgtactggccgccgcttccagcagctccctttagcctggagcagcgaaccgcagccactgggagccatgattggccgaacctgcggacgtggcagataaacaaaccagcccggcccaccaggggctttccctgcacaagtggtggaacaagtttgggaaccgctgctctAAACAATGCACAAACATCAAGCCTTTCAGCCCTACCTCAGTCTTGTGTGACTTCTTATATAACTTTTGCTGTGAACATTCATTACTGAAGCATATTTTCTTACATAAAGAACTTAAAGTAATGCCTAGTTACAGATAATTAGATAAGGGGTAGATTCAAAGCCTCTGGAGGTTTATGGACTTTACACAGTAGCTGGTAGTGAACCAAGGCTGCTTGGAGATGAGACTAggtaggtttttttctttttccagaattCTACAGCTCTCTCTATATTATACATGCCCACAGCAATTCCGTCCCCATTCCCCGACAGTTCAGACTAGGGTGATTATTGGAAAGACTCAACAACTGCTATTCTGCACATGATGCTCTGCTAATATGAAATCTGTTAAATTACCTGGTGTGTTTCTTAGTGCTTAGTCACAGTAGCTGGTAATGGTTGGAAAAGGGGATTAAGCCACAGCAAATGCAGATATAGTTTGTTTGTCCATTGCCCCTAGCCCTGTGTTTAGAAAGAGAAAACATCAGCCATTTTATGAAGCaactctctcttccctcctctcccttccccggCCAAAAATTTATAACATCCCTTCATTTCTTACAACAGGCATTGTCTTTACTAGAAGCGGTACCTACCCCTACCACAACAT is part of the Chelonia mydas isolate rCheMyd1 chromosome 9, rCheMyd1.pri.v2, whole genome shotgun sequence genome and harbors:
- the LOC102935675 gene encoding A-kinase anchor protein 17B isoform X5, translated to MTITVVYDNSEAMELCASQHLYLKPVAKLTINVVFPEHTESTRSFSKWEVMDKLKNMICPDQFTTVRVSKSTKDFIRFEGEAETKRLILTLKEKLHGKVIKLNGFKDDLKVMATEAHTDFPAPQEWASYLNKREITNEDLTEQTADIPDCIYFEGLPCKWFALKGSNNEKPSEDVLRVVFESFGKIKNIDIPMLDPYREEMVGGNLNNFLFGGLQTFEAFIQYQEYTAFVKAMESLRGMKLMFKGDDGKALACNMKVTFDTTKHFSKGAIKKRRLERQKLQELEQERKREKKKEEEEAARKRRDDEKNARERKRKAKLKRREHRQIDRDEKRPRKQQKVTAEEEQWPENMPEWEERKYLLAQRRVESIRLLTVLLSRVKDFAQLTGQKVEPLLHPEDIRKDCFPETELQNADRAEQRESHYHLHKKLKDKKKFRSQFFQTVNTSFSEEEVPTNLPASPCHLVRTILNDPTATASTGKLTGRDDYSSSDGGTLQITVTQDCKVIESLEREDFPPLKTLHSGTVSDTGYCKKQKIYETDEFIHYLLNYYQTPSYARVCLEPKSTVSKSWWQRIVSDNGNGFQINLKNKYGQRFTEVSFVQNLDKGNCSGDDNYRWEITIRKSEPTESVSKNKAYAGGFTKKFQVQWNDSLDIANLPYAEFKNSSFGSTNTSHDKESKQDNNRRVVAPPYKPSGSAYKLKDLMEEISSDSEYFSEAKRTERRYKDVYSDGNKACSLPREMERKFLVCVKNVGQNYSENESSKCSFCSNSTHGGLTKQCRHKLKKSFKRCSSKLRHEGQKSEWKSNEEVINTHKKKKKRKKLSPNILPDEHGFSEMDSWRQLESLKKIQRKCSKMFHHKMKFKTLHVMAAASSKDAIHTDASLLQRSRQRAGDERKLTLRKEMDADVGGCLVSC
- the LOC102935675 gene encoding A-kinase anchor protein 17B isoform X1, which translates into the protein MRGPERAPRSGLRGPARWLAPPRGGGGEERGGEPGSACGRWGQAERRPEGVLDTMTITVVYDNSEAMELCASQHLYLKPVAKLTINVVFPEHTESTRSFSKWEVMDKLKNMICPDQFTTVRVSKSTKDFIRFEGEAETKRLILTLKEKLHGKVIKLNGFKDDLKVMATEAHTDFPAPQEWASYLNKREITNEDLTEQTADIPDCIYFEGLPCKWFALKGSNNEKPSEDVLRVVFESFGKIKNIDIPMLDPYREEMVGGNLNNFLFGGLQTFEAFIQYQEYTAFVKAMESLRGMKLMFKGDDGKALACNMKVTFDTTKHFSKGAIKKRRLERQKLQELEQERKREKKKEEEEAARKRRDDEKNARERKRKAKLKRREHRQIDRDEKRPRKQQKVTAEEEQWPENMPEWEERKYLLAQRRVESIRLLTVLLSRVKDFAQLTGQKVEPLLHPEDIRKDCFPETELQNADRAEQRESHYHLHKKLKDKKKFRSQFFQTVNTSFSEEEVPTNLPASPCHLVRTILNDPTATASTGKLTGRDDYSSSDGGTLQITVTQDCKVIESLEREDFPPLKTLHSGTVSDTGYCKKQKIYETDEFIHYLLNYYQTPSYARVCLEPKSTVSKSWWQRIVSDNGNGFQINLKNKYGQRFTEVSFVQNLDKGNCSGDDNYRWEITIRKSEPTESVSKNKAYAGGFTKKFQVQWNDSLDIANLPYAEFKNSSFGSTNTSHDKESKQDNNRRVVAPPYKPSGSAYKLKDLMEEISSDSEYFSEAKRTERRYKDVYSDGNKACSLPREMERKFLVCVKNVGQNYSENESSKCSFCSNSTHGGLTKQCRHKLKKSFKRCSSKLRHEGQKSEWKSNEEVINTHKKKKKRKKLSPNILPDEHGFSEMDSWRQLESLKKIQRKCSKMFHHKMKFKTLHVMAAASSKDAIHTDASLLQRSRQRAGDERKLTLRKEMDADVGGCLVSC
- the LOC102935675 gene encoding A-kinase anchor protein 17B isoform X2; protein product: MRGPERAPRSGLRGPARWLAPPRGGGGEERGGEPGSACGRWGQAERRPEGVLDTMTITVVYDNSEAMELCASQHLYLKPVAKLTINVVFPEHTESTRSFSKWEVMDKLKNMICPDQFTTVRVSKSTKDFIRFEGEAETKRLILTLKEKLHGKVIKLNGFKDDLKVMATEAHTDFPAPQEWASYLNKREITNEDLTEQTADIPDCIYFEGLPCKWFALKGSNNEKPSEDVLRVVFESFGKIKNIDIPMLDPYREEMVGGNLNNFLFGGLQTFEAFIQYQEYTAFVKAMESLRGMKLMFKGDDGKALACNMKVTFDTTKHFSKGAIKKRRLERQKLQELEQERKREKKKEEEEAARKRRDDEKNARERKRKAKLKRREHRQIDRDEKRPRKQQKVTAEEEQWPENMPEWEERKYLLAQRRVESIRLLTVLLSRVKDFAQLTGQKVEPLLHPEDIRKDCFPETELQNADRAEQRESHYHLHKKLKDKKKFRSQFFQTVNTSFSEEEVPTNLPASPCHLVRTILNDPTATASTGKLTGRDDYSSSDGGTLQITVTQDCKVIESLEREDFPPLKTLHSGTVSDTGYCKKQKIYETDEFIHYLLNYYQTPSYARVCLEPKSTVSKSWWQRIVSDNGNGFQINLKNKYGQRFTEVSFVQNLDKGNCSGDDNYRWEITIRKSEPTESVSKNKAYAGGFTKKFQVQWNDSLDIANLPYAEFKNSSFGSTNTSHDKESKQDNNRRVVAPPYKPSGSAYKLKDLMEEISSDSEYFSEAKRTERRYKDVYSDGNKACSLPREMERKFLVCVKNVGQNYSENESSKCSFCSNSTHGGLTKQCRHKLKKSFKRCSSKLRHEGQKSEWKSNEEVINTHKKKKKRKKLSPNILPDEHGFSEMDSWRQLESLKKIQRKCSKMFHHKMKFKTLHVMAAASSKDAIHTDASLLQRSRQRADSHSCSWTKSLMKM
- the LOC102935675 gene encoding A-kinase anchor protein 17B isoform X7 translates to MVTFDTTKHFSKGAIKKRRLERQKLQELEQERKREKKKEEEEAARKRRDDEKNARERKRKAKLKRREHRQIDRDEKRPRKQQKVTAEEEQWPENMPEWEERKYLLAQRRVESIRLLTVLLSRVKDFAQLTGQKVEPLLHPEDIRKDCFPETELQNADRAEQRESHYHLHKKLKDKKKFRSQFFQTVNTSFSEEEVPTNLPASPCHLVRTILNDPTATASTGKLTGRDDYSSSDGGTLQITVTQDCKVIESLEREDFPPLKTLHSGTVSDTGYCKKQKIYETDEFIHYLLNYYQTPSYARVCLEPKSTVSKSWWQRIVSDNGNGFQINLKNKYGQRFTEVSFVQNLDKGNCSGDDNYRWEITIRKSEPTESVSKNKAYAGGFTKKFQVQWNDSLDIANLPYAEFKNSSFGSTNTSHDKESKQDNNRRVVAPPYKPSGSAYKLKDLMEEISSDSEYFSEAKRTERRYKDVYSDGNKACSLPREMERKFLVCVKNVGQNYSENESSKCSFCSNSTHGGLTKQCRHKLKKSFKRCSSKLRHEGQKSEWKSNEEVINTHKKKKKRKKLSPNILPDEHGFSEMDSWRQLESLKKIQRKCSKMFHHKMKFKTLHVMAAASSKDAIHTDASLLQRSRQRAGDERKLTLRKEMDADVGGCLVSC